Genomic DNA from Acidobacteriota bacterium:
CTCCCGACCGCGTGCCCGGACTGCTGGCCGAGGTCGAAGACAACGTGGAGGCCGCCATGCAGGCCTTCAGCGTGGCCAATCCTTCGGCTACGGTGCCTTTTCTGGCCAGAGGACTCAAGGCCCTGCGCGAGACCATCGGGCTGGTGGGAGATTTTCCCGACGCCGTCTTCATGCTGCGCGTCAAGGAGACGCAGTTTCAGGAAGCCATCCACACGGCGCTCAACGTAGGGCTGAGCGCCCAGGCCATCCCCGGCGATGCCCAGATCGACAACAGCCCCTGGGCTTCCACCCCCACCATGGGACTGGTGGTTGCAGGCCAGACTTTCAAGGTCATCACCACCCTCTCCAGCGGCAGCAGCCTGTCCATCGTGCCCCGCGAAGTGGGATTGAGGGCTCCCCGGGGGTGGACGGTCGACTCCACCTCCTCCACCCAGATGGCCTCCATGCTGGGGCCCGACCGCGGACTGCGGCGCGACTTCAGCGTCCAGGTGGCTCAGAACGCGGACTACGACAACCGCTACTTCTACCGCGATTCGATCCAGGAGTCGCGCTACCAGTTGCGCGATCCTCAATACATCCACCTGCCGGCCCGTCCGCCGGCGCTGACCGCCTATGCCCGTTACTCGGTCGACGGAGTGGCGGTGGAAATCGACAGCGTGGTCCAGACCGAGGAATCGAACCTGCCCTACGGTTTGGTCAAGCGCCAACTGATGGTGGCTCCGGCCATCGCCGTCAACGTCGAACCGCAAATGCGCGTAGTTCCCATGGCCCGGCGCAACGCCGCCATCGAGGTCGACGTCGAGCTGATCCACAACAAAGAGGGCGACACCCAGGGCACCCTCTCTTTGCAGGTCCCTGACGGATGGAGCGTGCAGCCTGAAAGCCGCGACTTCACATTCAGCCAGGCCGGAGAACGCCAGAGCCTGACCTTCGCGGTGCAGATCCCGCGCGTACAGGCGCAAGACTATGAAATCAAGGCGGTGGCCCGGGTGGGCGGGCAGGAATACACCCAGGGCTACCAGACCATCCGCCACCGCGACCTGGAGACCCGCTACATTTACCGCGACGCCGTGGCCACCGTCCGCGGAGTGGACGTGGAAATCGAACCGGGCCTGCAAGTGGGCTACGTGATGGGAGTGGGCGACGAGGTGCCGGAAGGCATCTCGCAGTTGGGCGCCTCCGTCCGCCTGCTGGGAAGCGACGATCTGGCCTCGGCCGACCTGTCGCGCTTCGACGCCATCGTGGTGGGCACCCGCGCCTACGCCGTGCGCGAGGACCTCATCACTTACAACCAGCGCCTGCTCGACTATGCTGAGCAGGGCGGAAACTTCATCGTGCTTTACAACACCCAGGAGTTCAAGCCGGAACGCTGGGCCGCCTACAGGGCCACCTTGCCCCGGCGGGCCGAGGAAGTGTCTGAAGAAGACTCGCCGGTCAGGATGCTGGCGCCCGATCACCCCGCTTTCCAAAAGCCCAACAAGATCACCCTGGCCGACTTCGACGGCTGGGTGGAGCAGCGGGGATCAAAGTTTTTCAGCGAATGGGACGATGCCTACACGGCCATGATCGAAACCCAAGACCGGCAGCAGGATCCCCAGCGAGGAGGCTGGGTGACCGCACGATATGGGAAAGGCTACTATACTTATTTTGCTTATGCTTTCCATCGCCAATCGCCTTACGGAGTTCCGGGAGCCTTCCGCATTTTTGCAAACCTCTTGTCGCTGGGTGACTAGGGGGGAACCCAGTACAGGAGGAGTCTCCCGGGCAGGGTCCGCGGTGTTGTGTGTGGCCTCGACACTCGGACCCTTCTTTTTCGCCCTGACGCTGGCCTGGGCGGCCATGCTGCCAGTCGCCGCCCAGGACCAGCGCCAGGAAGAATCCACCGACTACTACAAGAAGTGGCTCAGCGAAGACGTCGTCTACATCATCAGTGAAGAGGAACGCGAGGTCTTCGCCAACCTCACCACCGACGAAGAACGCGACCAGTTCATCGAGCAGTTCTGGTACCGGCGCGACCCTGATCCCCGCAGCTCGGTCAACGAGTACAAGCAGGAGCACTACCGTCGCATAGCCTACGCAAACGAGCGCTTCCATGCCGGCTTTGCGGGCTGGCGGACGGACCGGGGCAAGGTCTACATCATGCACGGTCCGCCCGACGAGCGTCAGGAGTATCCTTCGGGCGGGACCTACGACCGTCCTCTCAGCGAAGGCGGCGGAACCACCGCCACTTACCCCTTCGAGATTTGGCGCTACCGGCACATTCCCGGTGTGGGAACCAACGTGGAGCTGGAATTCGTGGACCGGGCCAACTCGGGCGAATACCGCCTGGCGCTGGGACCGGAAGAGAAAGACGCCTTCCTGCACGTCCCCACGGCGGGACACACGGCGGCCGAACTGCTGGGTTTGGCCACCCGCCTGCAGCGGCCCTACTTTTCGCCTCACGCCTCTTACCCGCTCATGAACTACCGCGAGCAGGACAGCTCTTTTCAGCGCTATGAGAGGTTCGTGGGCGCCCAGAGGACGCCCGAAATCAAGTACACCGACCTGCAGCAGTTGGTGCGGGTCGACACCAGTTACGACGCCCTGCCCTTTCAGAGCCGGGTCGATTACTTCAGGCTCAACGACCACTCGATCCTGGTTCCGGTGACGGTGCAGGTCAATCACGCCGATCTGGCTTTTTCGGCCCAGCAGGAGGAAGGCGCCAGCCGGGCCAAGATCGCCCTCTACGGACTGGTGACGGGCATCGACAACCGCATCGCCGCCGAGTTCGAGGACGAGATCGTGGCCTCATTCCAGAGCGCCGAGCAGGCGGCCAGGCAGATCGGCAACGGCTCTCTTTACCAGAAACTGCTCATCCTCGACGCCCGCAAGCGCTACAAGGTCAACCTGGTGCTGAAGGACCTCAACAGCGGCAAAATCGGCGTCCGGGCCATGGGCCTGAGGCCTCCGCGCTTTGAGGAAGATGCGCTGTCGGCCAGTTCGCTGGTGCTTTCAGACTTCATCGTGCCGGCCCAGGAAGGGAACCAGGAAGAGCAGATGTTCCTGCTGGGAGACGTATTGGTGCGTCCCCGCCTGGACGCCACCTTTTCTCCTCAGGACTATTTCGCCGTCTACACCCAGTTGCACAATGTGGGCGTGGATCAGAGCAGCTTGAGGCCCGACTTCGAGATCCGCTACCGCATCACCAAGGACGGGAAGACGCAACTGCAGCAGACCGACGAGACGGGCAATTCGGTGCAGTATTTCTCGCCCAACCGCATGGTGCTGATCAAGCGTCTTCCGCTCAACGGCCTGAAGCCCGGCGCCTACCAGATCGAAGTCGAGTACGTCGACCGCATCCGCCAAACCACCATAGCCCGAACCGCCACCTTCCGCGTCAGCGACTCTTAGCAAAGGCACCCGGCCGGTCCCTCGATCAGGCGGGAAGAGTCTGGGTAAGGGCCACCCGCCGCCCCGAGAGCAACCTGCCTCAAGAGCCCGAGGGGGAACAGGCCTGGTGGGAGGCGCATCCTTGCGGCGATGGGCAGGAGGATGCGGTACGGCTCGCCGTTGTCTCTGGCTGTACGGTTCATCGAAGAGTCAGTACATCAGTGCTTGCGAACACCGTTCAGTCGGCTGATTCGC
This window encodes:
- a CDS encoding PIG-L family deacetylase, translated to MTLSAGLAAAQSSDPMDKVMTLAGDDRNFEGDRGAAGLWQRLLKLNTTASALHTTAHPDDENGGVLTYLSRGQGVRMSLLTLNRGESGANAIGSELFDGLGIIRTEELLLSDRYYGLDDQYFSTVIDYGYSKSLEEALEKWGRENVLRDVVRVIRINRPLVIISRFYGGPRDGHGNHQTAGVISQEAYRAAADPNMFPEQIREGLRPWQPLKLYRGIGRINSSWNIRINAGEYSPWLGKSYRQFASDGLALQRSQTSGRLREVVGEYPMFYERLYSEVDAADRETDFFAGIDTSITGIFSIVEGTPPDRVPGLLAEVEDNVEAAMQAFSVANPSATVPFLARGLKALRETIGLVGDFPDAVFMLRVKETQFQEAIHTALNVGLSAQAIPGDAQIDNSPWASTPTMGLVVAGQTFKVITTLSSGSSLSIVPREVGLRAPRGWTVDSTSSTQMASMLGPDRGLRRDFSVQVAQNADYDNRYFYRDSIQESRYQLRDPQYIHLPARPPALTAYARYSVDGVAVEIDSVVQTEESNLPYGLVKRQLMVAPAIAVNVEPQMRVVPMARRNAAIEVDVELIHNKEGDTQGTLSLQVPDGWSVQPESRDFTFSQAGERQSLTFAVQIPRVQAQDYEIKAVARVGGQEYTQGYQTIRHRDLETRYIYRDAVATVRGVDVEIEPGLQVGYVMGVGDEVPEGISQLGASVRLLGSDDLASADLSRFDAIVVGTRAYAVREDLITYNQRLLDYAEQGGNFIVLYNTQEFKPERWAAYRATLPRRAEEVSEEDSPVRMLAPDHPAFQKPNKITLADFDGWVEQRGSKFFSEWDDAYTAMIETQDRQQDPQRGGWVTARYGKGYYTYFAYAFHRQSPYGVPGAFRIFANLLSLGD
- a CDS encoding GWxTD domain-containing protein, with product MASTLGPFFFALTLAWAAMLPVAAQDQRQEESTDYYKKWLSEDVVYIISEEEREVFANLTTDEERDQFIEQFWYRRDPDPRSSVNEYKQEHYRRIAYANERFHAGFAGWRTDRGKVYIMHGPPDERQEYPSGGTYDRPLSEGGGTTATYPFEIWRYRHIPGVGTNVELEFVDRANSGEYRLALGPEEKDAFLHVPTAGHTAAELLGLATRLQRPYFSPHASYPLMNYREQDSSFQRYERFVGAQRTPEIKYTDLQQLVRVDTSYDALPFQSRVDYFRLNDHSILVPVTVQVNHADLAFSAQQEEGASRAKIALYGLVTGIDNRIAAEFEDEIVASFQSAEQAARQIGNGSLYQKLLILDARKRYKVNLVLKDLNSGKIGVRAMGLRPPRFEEDALSASSLVLSDFIVPAQEGNQEEQMFLLGDVLVRPRLDATFSPQDYFAVYTQLHNVGVDQSSLRPDFEIRYRITKDGKTQLQQTDETGNSVQYFSPNRMVLIKRLPLNGLKPGAYQIEVEYVDRIRQTTIARTATFRVSDS